A single region of the Podospora pseudopauciseta strain CBS 411.78 chromosome 1, whole genome shotgun sequence genome encodes:
- a CDS encoding hypothetical protein (COG:O; EggNog:ENOG503P30T) has protein sequence MAQTRLKMLPISLLSLLGLMVLGTTASEEPPSTSPTAEVELICHTTDPAECYPKIFQPTHEFQIVHPDQDLPLGLHVRLDINTGQKEAKINIPDEEVDPSLVGLPVDSSIVTVDTPDSEPEPAQRPRKLPKNAPKYDPDGKIKEPPKSNPHAGNDAAAFFESLTYLKKGLDIDSALESLSDVSHDIYYGLKIAEDYDTIANLFCLANTPALFTASPSPETLSRARVAALTLSSVTQNNPKALSEIETHWPKLLASSCSDEPLSTLIWRLIPSSGQPDPAVSKARISSISGLLKSSKIRSHFLSNNGMEQILQIMNLQDQNNGDFEPAARKAAILVLDNFLDGDMGASLGEWPIGTQQTDVVCEGRHKEGKEPVERCWDWHARLWVKGNKKDKEHWSHELLKKVTEQRRVNNKGGKKKNAAQGGKEEL, from the coding sequence ATGGCTCAAACCCGGTTAAAGATGCTTCCCATCAGCCTTCTTAGCCTCTTAGGCCTCATGGTTTTAGGCACAACAGCATCAGAGGAACCGCCATCAACGTCGCCAACTGCGGAGGTGGAACTCATATGCCACACAACTGATCCAGCTGAATGCTATCCCAAAATATTCCAGCCAACCCACGAGTTCCAGATCGTTCACCCCGATCAGGATCTTCCTTTAGGTCTTCACGTCAGgctcgacatcaacaccgGCCAAAAGGAAGCCAAAATCAACATCccagatgaggaggttgacccATCACTAGTCGGCCTTCCAGTAGACTCCTCCATAGTCACCGTCGACACCCCTGATTCAGAACCAGAACCAGCACAAAGGCCCAGAAAACTTCCCAAAAACGCCCCGAAATACGATCCAGACGGCAAGATCAAGGAACCACCCAAAAGCAATCCTCACGCTGGAAACGACGCGGCCGCCTTTTTCGAGTCTCTGACCTATCTTAAGAAGGGCCTGGACATCGACTCAGCTCTGGAAAGCCTCTCTGACGTCTCCCATGACATCTACTACGGCCTCAAAATAGCAGAAGACTAcgacaccatcgccaacctcTTCTGCCTAGCCAACACCCCCGCCTTGTTTACCGCTTCTCCATCACCCGAGACTCTCTCTCGCGCCAGAGTGGCCGCACTTACCTTGTCATCAGTCACGcaaaacaaccccaaagCCCTCTCCGAAATCGAAACTCACTGGCCCAAACTCCTTGCCTCTTCTTGCTCAGACGAGCCGCTTTCCACCCTGATCTGGCGGCTCATTCCCTCCTCTGGGCAACCCGACCCAGCGGTATCCAAAGCTCGCATTTCCTCCATTTCTGGCCTGTTGAAATCATCCAAAATCCGGTCTCATTTCCTCTCCAACAACGGCATGGAGCAGATCCTTCAAATTATGAACCTCCAGGACCAAAACAATGGTGACTTTGAGCCAGCGGCCAGGAAAGCAGCCATCTTGGTTCTGGATAACTTCCTTGATGGCGACATGGGCGCCTCGCTCGGTGAGTGGCCCATTGGAACACAGCAAACAGATGTTGTCTGTGAGGGGAGACACAAAGAAGGCAAAGAGCCTGTGGAGAGGTGCTGGGATTGGCATGCGAGGTTGTGGGTCAAGGGAAACAAGAAGGACAAAGAGCATTGGAGTCATGAGCTGCTTAAGAAGGTGACCGAGCAGAGGAGGGTGAATAATAAGgggggcaagaagaagaacgcCGCTCAAGgcgggaaggaggagctgtAG